One window of Opisthocomus hoazin isolate bOpiHoa1 chromosome 15, bOpiHoa1.hap1, whole genome shotgun sequence genomic DNA carries:
- the MIEF2 gene encoding mitochondrial dynamics protein MID49: MAEFTRRRGERQADGGLGSVLDLLLANARLVLGVSGAAVLAVATLAVKRLIDRATSPRDEGDPKAEQKTLEESWQDLALIKATPKPPKKQRREDLSEPLLSPARPAPEPRVCSAPPEAPRVDPSPPRCLTLQEKLLSHYSSWLAVPEAQVSLVPQLARNICAQLQNFLRSKCPELPFGTLFLSGPLLDGLGALAADHLHLMLPVVLDTALWSLIPGEDTVVRNPRYWMIKRTDLEYFPRGCSPWDRFTVGQYLSSNALNETLHKMLVASINWPAIGSLLGSVIHPVVASQELKLEVKHDQVELSITLFPMVAMEDKVLLAAPPEGLVENLWLESFYRAEVSKVKELDAGDSGVRQHCLRILNGVCKSHPALRKLSGSPLTHVILHLSATSSDWTEESLADRYQQVLEELVGYLEQGVLPSYFNHKINLFCELLEEEIDEMGFTLYRAISEPELLLQEK, encoded by the exons ATGGCGGAGTTCACgcgccggcggggcgagcggcAGGCGGACGGCGGGCTGGGCAGCGTCCTCGACCTCCTGTTGGCCAACGCCAGGCTGGTGCTGGGCGTCAGCGGCGCGGCCGTGCTGGCCGTGGCCACGCTGGCCGTCAAGCGG CTGATAGACCGGGCCACCAGCCCTCGCGACGAGGGCGATcccaaagcagagcagaagacCCTGGAGGAGAGCTGGCAGGACTTGGCCTTGATCAAGGCGACGCCGAAACCCCCCAagaagcagagaagggaagaccTCAGCGAGCCTCTGCTCTCTCCGGCTCGGCCAGCGCCAG AGCCCAGGGTCTGCTCTGCCCCTCCGGAGGCTCCTCGAGTGGACCCCAGCCCTCCGCGCTGCCTCACGCTGCAGGAGAAGCTCCTCTCCCACTACAGCAGCTGGCTGGCCGTCCCCGAGGCGCAAGTGTCCCTCGTCCCGCAGCTGGCCAGGAACATCTGCGCCCAACTGCAGAACTTCCTGCGGAGCAAGTGCCCGGAGCTGCCCTTCGGCACCCTCTTCCTCAGCGGTCCCCTGCTCGACGGCCTCGGGGCGCTGGCAGCCGACCACCTCCACCTCATGCTGCCGGTGGTCCTGGACACCGCGCTCTGGAGCCTCATCCCGGGAGAGGACACCGTGGTGAGGAACCCCCGGTACTGGATGATCAAGAGGACTGATCTGGAGTATTTCCCTCGTGGGTGCAGCCCCTGGGACAGGTTCACCGTGGGCCAGTACCTCTCCTCCAACGCCCTGAATGAGACCCTCCACAAGATGCTGGTGGCCTCCATCAACTGGCCTGCCATAGGCAGCTTGCTGGGGAGCGTCATCCACCCGGTCGTGGCCTCCCAGGAGCTGAAGCTGGAAGTCAAACACGATCAGGTCGAGCTGAGCATCACCCTCTTCCCCATGGTGGCAATGGAGGACAAGGTTCTTCTGGCTGCTCCTCCTGAAGGTCTGGTGGAAAACCTATGGCTTGAGAGCTTTTACAGGGCAGAGGTCTCGAAGGTGAAGGAGCTGGATGCCGGCGACTCCGGGGTTCGGCAGCACTGCCTCCGCATCCTGAACGGCGTCTGCAAGAGCCATCCCGCCCTGCGCAAACTGAGCGGCAGCCCCTTGACCCACGTCATCCTTCACCTCAGTGCCACCAGTTCGGACTGGACAGAAGAAAGCCTCGCCGACAGGTACCAGCAGGTGCTTGAGGAGCTGGTGGGCTACCTGGAGCAAGGGGTCCTGCCTTCCTATTTCAACCACAAAATCAACCTCTTCTGCGAGCTGTTGGAGGAGGAAATCGATGAGATGGGCTTCACGCTCTACAGAGCCATATCTGAGCCGGAGCTCCTGCTGCAGGAGAAATGA